From a single Nostoc edaphicum CCNP1411 genomic region:
- a CDS encoding response regulator: MKELKRILLIEDSANDAELILAALSENHLANEVVVVRDGEEALDYLYRRGLFRLRMEGYPVVVLLDLKLPKIDGLEVLAQLKSDPVMRVIPVVVLTSSREEPDLVRCYELGVNAYVVKPVDYHDFVDSIKGVGLFWAVINQPPVGALPPAPHPQQESN; encoded by the coding sequence ATGAAAGAACTCAAGCGAATTTTGCTAATTGAGGACAGTGCTAACGACGCAGAATTAATACTAGCGGCCTTGTCAGAAAACCATCTCGCTAACGAAGTAGTGGTGGTACGTGATGGAGAGGAAGCACTGGATTATCTTTATCGCCGGGGGTTGTTTCGGTTGCGAATGGAAGGGTATCCTGTTGTTGTGCTGCTCGATTTGAAATTACCTAAAATCGATGGATTAGAAGTATTGGCACAACTCAAATCTGACCCAGTAATGCGAGTTATTCCAGTTGTGGTACTGACCTCTTCTCGTGAGGAGCCAGACCTAGTTCGATGCTACGAATTAGGGGTCAATGCTTATGTTGTCAAGCCAGTTGATTATCACGATTTTGTCGATTCTATTAAGGGTGTGGGATTGTTTTGGGCAGTGATTAATCAGCCTCCCGTTGGTGCTTTACCTCCAGCGCCTCATCCTCAACAGGAGAGCAACTGA
- a CDS encoding DUF3616 domain-containing protein — MPKLNLLNQVSLTFVDNFKEHREDLSAVLLTHQKYLWLGSDETSTIERLSLVDTDKFTDHQQFRVAEFINLPAPEEEEIDIEGLAYTDNYLWFVGSHSYKRKKPKPDKDDSKNFKRLAKIESEPNCYVLGRIPLIDGKLLSSCPHPQKPDVQLNAAKLEVTNQGNLLMTALVDDPHLGSFIKAAIPGKDNGFDIEGIGIYQNRVFLGLRGPVLRGWAVVLEIELEDSTAGLMKLSQIGEVKELYKKHFLWLNGLGIRDLYVDGKDLLILAGPTMDLDGPVQVYRWVNGVNSRENAFINPDFVQDIPYGNREDHAEGMTLFQDVAGIPSLLVVYDSPAKTRLVGNAGVIADVFKLY; from the coding sequence ATGCCAAAATTAAATTTACTAAATCAAGTTTCCTTGACTTTTGTAGATAATTTTAAAGAACATAGAGAAGACTTATCAGCAGTACTGCTTACACATCAGAAGTATTTATGGTTAGGGTCAGATGAAACTTCAACTATTGAACGCCTCTCTTTGGTTGATACTGATAAATTTACAGATCACCAACAATTTAGAGTAGCAGAATTTATCAATTTACCTGCACCAGAAGAGGAAGAAATTGATATAGAAGGACTGGCTTACACTGATAATTACTTATGGTTTGTTGGTTCTCATAGCTACAAACGTAAAAAACCCAAACCTGATAAAGATGATTCCAAAAACTTTAAAAGGCTAGCAAAAATTGAATCAGAACCCAACTGTTACGTCTTAGGACGCATTCCTTTGATAGATGGTAAGTTATTGTCATCTTGCCCACATCCCCAAAAGCCAGATGTGCAATTGAATGCCGCTAAACTAGAGGTGACGAATCAAGGTAATTTGCTAATGACAGCTTTAGTAGATGACCCACATTTAGGCTCGTTCATTAAGGCAGCAATTCCCGGAAAAGATAATGGCTTTGATATTGAAGGAATAGGCATTTATCAAAACCGCGTTTTTTTGGGTTTACGCGGCCCTGTATTGCGGGGTTGGGCTGTGGTATTGGAAATAGAGTTAGAAGACTCTACTGCTGGACTGATGAAACTGAGCCAAATTGGGGAAGTGAAGGAGTTATATAAAAAGCATTTTCTCTGGTTGAATGGTTTGGGAATTCGGGATTTGTATGTAGATGGAAAAGATTTGTTGATTTTAGCCGGGCCAACGATGGATTTAGATGGCCCCGTGCAAGTTTATCGTTGGGTAAATGGTGTGAATTCGAGAGAAAATGCCTTCATAAATCCAGATTTTGTGCAAGATATTCCATACGGAAATCGGGAAGACCATGCTGAGGGAATGACGCTGTTTCAAGATGTCGCTGGTATACCTTCACTATTGGTAGTTTATGACTCTCCAGCAAAAACTAGGCTAGTGGGTAATGCTGGTGTAATTGCGGATGTGTTCAAGCTGTACTAG
- a CDS encoding pentapeptide repeat-containing protein, translating to MKTYDMSLIKTNGLTTLLAFISVIFILSLTLIFSFFEYIQGFSTQEKIEYITQALTTLAIIIGGLALIINAYYTSRLSLDENQSLLTQLLAGTLAWDNNIGTSINYTQPTHQEIVPERFSKAIEQLGNEKIETRFSAIYALERIAKDSSKDHWTIMEILAAFIRENAPMKHEYDDELRQSSKLPTDIQTALTVIGRRDSYKDPVNQKLDLRNTDLSNADLTEANLSRAILVGANLQWVNFTRANLSEADLSVTYLCGSILYEANLQKAILPEANLQGVVLRKANLSEAILYDANLEGAILCDANLTRAVLCDANLEGAILCDANLEEVNFEGSNLQDANLIGSNLQKAKLAGANLESVLLSTANLQETDLQEANLCGANLSGSENLESQQIEQAIGDRTTTLPENLKIPQHWR from the coding sequence ATGAAGACTTATGACATGTCTTTAATAAAAACAAATGGACTCACGACTTTGCTGGCATTTATCTCAGTTATATTTATTTTATCATTAACTTTAATTTTTTCATTTTTTGAATATATTCAAGGGTTTTCTACTCAAGAAAAAATCGAATACATCACCCAAGCATTAACAACTCTGGCCATAATCATTGGAGGATTGGCATTAATAATTAATGCTTACTACACTTCCAGACTCTCTCTAGATGAAAATCAGAGTCTATTAACTCAACTCCTGGCTGGGACACTAGCTTGGGATAATAATATCGGCACTAGTATCAATTACACACAACCAACTCACCAAGAAATTGTTCCTGAACGCTTTTCTAAAGCAATTGAACAGTTGGGAAATGAAAAGATTGAAACGCGATTTTCGGCAATTTATGCTTTAGAAAGAATTGCCAAAGATTCTTCAAAAGATCATTGGACAATTATGGAAATCCTCGCTGCTTTTATCCGCGAGAATGCCCCGATGAAACATGAATATGATGACGAATTACGGCAATCATCTAAACTACCTACAGATATTCAAACAGCCTTAACTGTTATTGGACGACGCGATTCATATAAAGATCCGGTAAATCAAAAACTGGATTTACGCAATACAGACCTCAGTAATGCAGACTTAACAGAAGCTAACCTCTCTAGAGCAATTCTCGTAGGAGCTAATTTGCAATGGGTCAATTTTACACGAGCAAATCTCTCTGAGGCAGACTTATCAGTAACTTATCTTTGTGGGTCAATCCTCTATGAAGCCAACCTGCAAAAAGCAATCCTCCCAGAAGCCAATCTCCAAGGCGTAGTTCTCAGAAAAGCAAACCTTTCTGAGGCAATTCTTTATGATGCCAACTTGGAAGGGGCAATCCTTTGTGATGCTAATCTGACAAGGGCAGTTCTTTGTGATGCCAACTTAGAAGGAGCAATCCTTTGTGATGCCAATTTGGAAGAAGTCAACTTTGAGGGTAGCAATCTCCAAGATGCAAACCTGATTGGCAGTAATTTGCAAAAGGCAAAACTTGCTGGAGCTAATCTAGAAAGTGTATTACTTAGTACAGCTAACCTACAAGAAACTGATCTCCAAGAAGCGAACCTCTGTGGAGCCAACTTAAGCGGTTCAGAAAACCTAGAATCACAGCAGATTGAACAGGCAATTGGCGATCGCACAACAACCCTACCAGAAAATCTGAAAATACCTCAACACTGGCGTTAG
- a CDS encoding RNA-guided endonuclease InsQ/TnpB family protein, translated as MLVFEFKAYGKSAQLVAINDAIRTAKFIRNSCIRLWMDVKGTGKNDLQKYCAVLAANFPFANELNSMARQASAERAWSSISRFYENCKKGIPGLKGYPQFQKDCRSVEYKSSGWKLADNRKSITFTDKKGIGKLKLKGTRDLHFYQINQIKRVRLLKRADGMYVQFCIDVDRSENIKPTGNTIGLDVGLKEYYTDSDGIMIENPKFLRIGEKVLKRSQRRISRKVKGSKNRGKARQILGKRHLKISRQRKDHVVKLARCVVQSNDLIAYEDLRIKNMVKNHCLAKSINDASWYQFRVWVEYFSKVFKRVTVAVNPQYTSQECSSCGEVVKKTLSTRTHVCRCGCVMDRDENAARNILSRGLGTVGHIGTSALDVGNAWGDETSTLVGENLQEQVMS; from the coding sequence ATGCTAGTTTTTGAGTTCAAAGCTTATGGAAAGTCAGCGCAACTAGTTGCAATAAATGATGCAATTCGGACTGCAAAGTTCATCCGTAATAGTTGTATTCGGCTATGGATGGACGTTAAAGGCACAGGTAAAAACGACTTGCAAAAATATTGTGCTGTACTTGCAGCTAATTTTCCCTTTGCTAATGAACTTAATTCAATGGCTAGACAGGCTAGTGCTGAAAGGGCATGGTCTTCTATCTCTCGGTTTTATGAAAACTGCAAGAAAGGTATTCCAGGTTTAAAGGGGTATCCCCAGTTCCAAAAAGATTGTCGCTCTGTTGAGTACAAATCATCAGGATGGAAGCTTGCAGATAATCGTAAATCAATAACTTTCACTGACAAAAAAGGTATTGGAAAGTTAAAACTCAAAGGTACTCGTGATTTGCACTTCTACCAAATTAACCAGATTAAACGGGTGAGATTGCTAAAGCGTGCGGATGGTATGTATGTTCAGTTTTGCATTGATGTAGACCGATCTGAAAACATAAAACCAACTGGTAACACAATCGGTTTAGACGTTGGACTTAAAGAATACTACACTGATTCTGACGGCATTATGATCGAGAACCCTAAGTTTTTGCGTATTGGCGAAAAGGTTCTTAAGCGTTCACAACGTCGAATTTCTAGAAAAGTAAAAGGTTCAAAGAATAGAGGCAAAGCTAGACAGATTTTAGGTAAACGCCACCTCAAAATAAGTAGGCAACGTAAAGACCATGTTGTGAAATTAGCACGGTGCGTAGTTCAGTCTAACGACTTGATAGCCTATGAAGACTTGAGGATTAAAAATATGGTGAAAAATCATTGTTTAGCCAAATCTATTAATGACGCATCTTGGTATCAGTTTCGTGTCTGGGTTGAGTACTTTAGTAAAGTATTTAAACGTGTCACGGTTGCAGTTAATCCGCAATACACAAGCCAGGAATGCTCTAGCTGCGGGGAAGTTGTTAAGAAAACACTATCTACTCGAACCCACGTTTGTAGGTGCGGATGTGTGATGGATAGGGATGAAAATGCAGCTAGAAATATCCTTAGTCGAGGATTGGGTACGGTAGGGCATATCGGAACCTCTGCGCTAGACGTAGGCAACGCTTGGGGAGATGAAACCTCTACTCTTGTTGGTGAAAACCTGCAAGAGCAAGTTATGTCTTAG
- a CDS encoding NADPH-dependent oxidoreductase: MTNPTELLRSRYGEIPFNPEIEWNDSLTALLSHRSIRSYLSDPLPPGTLELLIAAAQSASTSSNLQTWSVVAVEDQQRKEELSKLAGNQAHIKQVPLFLVWLADLARLSYVADSRGISHDALEYLEMFVMATIDATLAAQNAAVAAESLGLGTVYIGGIRNRPQEVAEILNLPSSVYAVFGLCVGYPNPEVEAAIKPRLPQSAILHRETYKFAEQEEAIAHYNDIIKEFYTEQKMNVSGDWSEHSAQRIATVESLRGRDRLREALNNLGFKLR; encoded by the coding sequence ATGACTAATCCAACAGAACTATTGCGATCGCGCTATGGTGAAATTCCCTTCAATCCTGAAATTGAATGGAATGATTCTCTGACAGCACTGCTATCTCACCGTTCAATCCGGTCTTATCTATCCGATCCTCTACCACCAGGAACTCTGGAGTTACTCATTGCAGCCGCCCAATCTGCATCCACTTCCTCTAATTTACAAACCTGGAGTGTGGTAGCAGTTGAAGATCAACAGCGCAAAGAGGAGTTATCCAAACTAGCGGGAAACCAAGCACATATTAAGCAAGTGCCTTTATTCTTGGTTTGGTTAGCAGACTTGGCGCGTCTAAGTTACGTTGCTGACAGTCGCGGCATATCTCATGATGCGCTGGAATATTTGGAAATGTTTGTAATGGCAACAATTGATGCAACATTGGCAGCGCAAAACGCCGCAGTTGCAGCTGAATCACTTGGTTTGGGAACAGTATACATTGGCGGAATCAGGAACCGCCCGCAAGAGGTAGCAGAGATATTAAATTTGCCGTCCTCGGTGTATGCTGTATTTGGGCTGTGTGTAGGCTATCCGAATCCGGAAGTAGAAGCAGCGATTAAGCCAAGGTTGCCCCAGTCAGCGATACTTCACCGTGAAACCTATAAATTTGCCGAGCAAGAAGAAGCGATCGCTCACTACAACGACATTATCAAAGAATTCTATACTGAACAAAAGATGAATGTCTCTGGCGATTGGTCAGAACACTCAGCCCAACGCATCGCAACTGTAGAGTCATTGAGAGGACGCGATCGCTTGCGTGAAGCTCTCAATAACCTTGGTTTCAAATTACGGTAA
- a CDS encoding CHAD domain-containing protein: protein MKLATQPTVKTLGDYAYQAIQKHFKKTLKWEKSVKKDEDPEALHQMRVGMRRLRTAVTRFGLAVDVSKPVSDRNIGKIARRLGSLRDLDVLKESLENNYKPNLPRKEQESLQIAFTALAKQREDVLSSVQKTLKSESYKSLKDALDKWLEKPSYQPFASVTIQQVLPDLLLPEVSNFLLHPGWLIGTEIVDSELKVQKNWEPEKIEKQLTTEGEVLHNLRKEAKRVRYQMELFSDLYGESYAAYITEVKSIQEILGTMQDSAVLTEWLADVFKSELQTLPTLVSLLTENRYQSWQQWQPLQERYLKTETRHSFHLTILHPLSGVIN from the coding sequence ATGAAATTAGCCACACAACCCACGGTAAAAACTCTAGGGGACTACGCCTACCAAGCGATTCAAAAACACTTTAAGAAAACCTTGAAGTGGGAAAAATCAGTGAAGAAAGATGAAGATCCAGAAGCGCTGCACCAAATGCGAGTGGGAATGCGCCGCTTACGGACAGCGGTAACTCGGTTTGGACTAGCGGTGGATGTGTCGAAACCAGTCAGCGATAGAAATATTGGTAAAATAGCTCGTCGTCTTGGTAGTCTGCGAGACTTGGATGTGCTCAAAGAAAGTTTGGAAAACAATTACAAACCAAACTTACCCCGTAAAGAGCAGGAATCTCTGCAAATTGCCTTCACAGCTTTGGCTAAACAACGTGAAGATGTACTCTCAAGTGTACAGAAAACCTTAAAGAGTGAATCTTACAAGTCTTTAAAAGATGCATTAGATAAGTGGTTAGAGAAACCCAGTTATCAACCTTTTGCATCTGTTACCATTCAGCAAGTGCTACCAGACTTACTTTTACCAGAAGTGAGTAACTTCTTATTGCATCCAGGTTGGCTAATTGGCACTGAAATTGTGGACTCAGAACTGAAAGTTCAGAAAAACTGGGAACCAGAAAAAATCGAAAAACAATTGACAACAGAAGGCGAAGTTCTTCATAATTTGCGAAAAGAAGCTAAACGTGTACGCTACCAGATGGAGTTATTTAGTGACTTATATGGTGAGTCTTACGCAGCTTATATTACAGAAGTGAAAAGTATCCAAGAAATTTTGGGTACGATGCAAGATAGTGCGGTTTTAACTGAGTGGCTTGCAGATGTATTCAAGTCAGAACTTCAGACATTGCCCACTCTTGTTAGTTTGTTAACTGAAAATCGTTACCAGTCGTGGCAGCAATGGCAACCTTTGCAAGAACGGTATCTGAAAACTGAAACTAGACATAGTTTTCATTTAACAATATTGCACCCGCTTTCAGGAGTAATAAATTAA
- a CDS encoding NIL domain-containing protein, whose protein sequence is MKKRVTLTFPKRAVQMPVTYVLAKEFNVAANIIRAQVAPNQIGKLVVELAGDIDQLDAAIEWMRSRHVNVSYTLGEIAIDEDACVHCGLCTGVCPTEALTLHPETYKLTFTRSRCIVCEQCIPSCPVQAISTNL, encoded by the coding sequence GTGAAAAAACGAGTAACACTCACCTTCCCGAAACGCGCCGTGCAAATGCCTGTCACTTATGTACTGGCTAAAGAGTTTAACGTCGCCGCCAATATTATCCGCGCCCAAGTTGCCCCAAATCAAATTGGTAAACTGGTAGTGGAACTAGCGGGAGATATCGATCAATTAGATGCGGCGATCGAGTGGATGCGATCGCGCCATGTTAATGTTTCTTATACTTTAGGCGAAATTGCGATCGACGAGGATGCCTGTGTCCACTGTGGTTTGTGTACTGGGGTTTGTCCTACCGAAGCTCTTACCCTCCATCCAGAGACATACAAATTGACATTCACGCGATCGCGCTGCATTGTCTGCGAACAGTGTATCCCCAGTTGTCCCGTACAAGCAATCTCCACTAACCTTTAA
- a CDS encoding class II aldolase/adducin family protein, with translation MPKYDRPQPPVFERVEDERLHRKRRLAAAFRLFGKFGFSEGIAGHITARDPEFTDHFWVNPLGTYFGHIRVSDLILVNREGEVVKGDAQVNQAAFAIHSQIHEARPDVIAAAHAHSLYGKAWSSLGRLLDPLTQDSCAFYEDHALFDDFTGVVLETSEGQRLAQSLGPKKAIILRNHSILTVGHTVDEAAFWYISLERSCQAQLLAEAAGRPTIIKHETARLTQTQVGSHTSGWFSFQPLYDRIVREEPDLLN, from the coding sequence ATGCCCAAGTACGATAGACCACAACCCCCAGTATTCGAGCGAGTTGAAGACGAACGTCTGCACCGCAAGCGACGCCTAGCCGCTGCCTTTCGCCTGTTTGGTAAGTTTGGGTTCAGCGAAGGAATCGCAGGCCATATTACGGCTCGCGATCCGGAGTTTACAGACCATTTTTGGGTCAATCCATTAGGCACATACTTCGGTCATATCCGGGTTTCTGACTTGATCTTAGTTAACAGAGAAGGTGAGGTGGTTAAAGGCGATGCTCAGGTAAATCAAGCTGCTTTCGCCATCCATTCTCAGATTCATGAAGCTCGACCTGATGTAATTGCAGCAGCTCACGCCCATTCACTTTATGGTAAAGCCTGGTCGAGTTTGGGGCGTCTCCTTGACCCCTTGACTCAAGATTCTTGTGCTTTTTACGAAGACCATGCCCTGTTTGACGATTTCACAGGTGTAGTTTTAGAAACTTCTGAAGGTCAACGACTGGCGCAATCTTTGGGCCCAAAGAAAGCCATAATCCTACGTAACCACAGCATTTTAACTGTGGGACATACGGTAGATGAAGCTGCCTTTTGGTACATTAGCTTAGAGCGATCGTGCCAAGCCCAACTGCTAGCAGAAGCTGCCGGTAGACCGACTATTATCAAACACGAAACAGCCCGTTTAACACAAACTCAAGTGGGATCACATACAAGTGGGTGGTTCAGTTTCCAGCCCCTTTACGACAGAATTGTGCGCGAAGAACCTGATTTGCTGAATTAA
- a CDS encoding hybrid sensor histidine kinase/response regulator, protein MNVLRFLLLEDSLLDAELAQAILTEGGINCELIRVETGADFVAALETEGFDLILADYALPSFDGISALEIARNRCSEIPFIFVSAVLGEELAIEALKNGATDYVLKQRLGRLVPSVQRALREAKERRERKQVEESLQKSEARYRRIVDTSYEGIWMIDSQTQTEYVNQRLSQMLGYAAEEMLGRSIFDFMDQADDIAVEEKLEWLKGEGRDLKEGRLRCKDGSYIWTLISARAILNKQSEFLGAIAMLTDITDRKRTESERDRLLQLEQIARAEAEAANRIKDEFLAVLSHELRSPLNPILGWAKLLQMRKFDEILLQKGLETIERNAKLQAQLIEDLLDVSRILQGKLNLNMIPVDLVSTIEAAMETVRLAAEAKTIQIETMLDPTVGKVLGDSARLQQVFWNLLSNAVKFTGTGGKVNVRLECIDAQAQITVSDTGKGIHPDFLPHVFDYFCQGDSTTTRKFGGLGLGLAIARHLIEMHGGTIWVESLGEDQGASFTVRFPLFKDSATVKDDTNTDSSTAVFTSSPLMGIQVLIVDDNADTRDFFSFVLEQFGAIVTAVASGYEALQALTQSKPDILLSDIGMPEMNGYMLMEQVRTQEAAVGRKQIPAIALTAYAGEINQQKALKAGFQQHIVKPVAPEELLVAISNLVRCAEKSELIDTPRDKSTGILESKT, encoded by the coding sequence ATGAATGTCCTGCGTTTCCTCCTTTTGGAAGACAGCCTGTTAGATGCGGAGCTTGCCCAAGCGATATTAACTGAAGGAGGAATTAATTGCGAACTGATCCGAGTCGAAACCGGTGCTGACTTCGTAGCGGCTTTGGAAACAGAGGGTTTCGATTTAATTCTTGCTGATTATGCCCTGCCATCTTTTGATGGAATTTCTGCCTTGGAAATTGCCCGAAATCGCTGTTCAGAGATTCCTTTTATCTTTGTTTCTGCCGTGCTAGGTGAAGAATTAGCGATCGAAGCTTTGAAAAACGGTGCAACTGATTATGTGTTGAAGCAAAGACTAGGGCGGTTAGTTCCCTCGGTGCAACGGGCATTGCGGGAAGCTAAAGAGCGGCGTGAGCGCAAGCAAGTAGAGGAGTCTTTACAGAAGAGTGAAGCCAGGTATCGCCGAATTGTTGATACCTCTTATGAGGGAATCTGGATGATTGATTCTCAAACCCAAACAGAGTATGTGAATCAGCGGTTGTCTCAGATGTTGGGTTATGCGGCAGAAGAAATGCTTGGTCGTTCCATATTTGATTTTATGGATCAGGCTGATGATATAGCAGTCGAAGAGAAATTGGAGTGGCTCAAGGGAGAGGGGAGGGATCTTAAAGAAGGTCGATTGCGCTGCAAGGATGGTTCGTACATCTGGACACTGATTTCTGCGAGAGCGATTTTGAATAAACAAAGTGAGTTCTTAGGTGCGATCGCTATGCTAACTGATATCACCGATCGCAAACGCACTGAATCAGAACGCGATCGCCTTTTGCAACTTGAGCAAATAGCCAGGGCGGAAGCAGAGGCCGCTAACCGAATAAAAGATGAGTTTCTGGCGGTGCTTTCCCATGAGTTGCGATCGCCCCTGAATCCGATTCTCGGTTGGGCAAAACTGTTGCAAATGCGAAAATTTGATGAGATATTGCTCCAGAAAGGACTGGAAACTATTGAGCGCAATGCCAAGTTACAAGCTCAACTAATTGAAGACTTGCTGGATGTTTCTCGCATCCTCCAAGGCAAACTCAACCTCAATATGATCCCAGTCGATCTGGTATCCACCATTGAAGCCGCAATGGAAACGGTGCGTTTGGCAGCAGAGGCTAAAACTATTCAAATTGAGACAATGCTTGATCCAACTGTGGGGAAAGTTTTGGGTGACTCAGCCCGCTTACAGCAAGTTTTCTGGAATCTTTTATCAAATGCCGTTAAGTTTACTGGGACTGGGGGAAAAGTAAATGTGCGATTGGAGTGCATCGACGCTCAAGCGCAAATTACTGTGAGCGATACAGGGAAGGGGATTCACCCTGACTTTCTACCTCATGTGTTTGACTATTTCTGTCAGGGTGATAGTACAACAACTAGAAAGTTTGGTGGGTTAGGGTTAGGTTTAGCGATCGCTCGTCACTTGATTGAGATGCATGGTGGAACGATTTGGGTTGAAAGTCTTGGCGAGGATCAGGGAGCAAGCTTCACAGTTAGATTCCCACTGTTCAAGGACAGTGCAACAGTTAAGGATGACACGAATACTGATTCCTCAACTGCCGTTTTTACCTCTTCTCCTCTCATGGGAATACAAGTCCTGATTGTGGATGACAATGCAGACACCCGCGACTTTTTCAGCTTTGTCCTGGAACAGTTTGGCGCGATCGTCACCGCAGTCGCATCGGGATATGAAGCATTACAAGCGCTAACACAATCCAAGCCAGATATCTTACTCAGCGATATTGGGATGCCAGAGATGAACGGCTATATGTTGATGGAACAGGTGCGGACTCAAGAAGCAGCAGTAGGGAGAAAACAGATTCCTGCGATCGCTCTGACTGCTTACGCAGGTGAAATCAATCAGCAGAAAGCACTAAAAGCCGGGTTTCAACAGCACATTGTTAAACCTGTAGCCCCAGAGGAATTGCTTGTAGCGATTTCCAATTTAGTCAGATGTGCTGAGAAAAGTGAATTAATTGACACTCCCCGCGATAAATCGACGGGGATTCTTGAATCTAAGACATAA
- a CDS encoding RRXRR domain-containing protein translates to MTKVFILDANQQPLYPVRISRARLLLSQGKATVFQRYPFTIILKESLSHLKLEQLGFKIHPGTKIVRNS, encoded by the coding sequence ATGACCAAAGTATTCATTCTCGATGCCAACCAACAACCGTTATATCCAGTACGCATTAGCCGTGCTAGGCTGCTATTGTCACAAGGTAAAGCTACCGTATTCCAGCGATATCCCTTTACTATCATTTTAAAAGAGTCCCTTTCTCATCTCAAACTTGAGCAACTTGGCTTCAAGATTCACCCTGGCACTAAAATAGTTCGTAATTCATAG
- a CDS encoding sulfonate ABC transporter substrate-binding protein yields MINLIFRRFIAKWISWIKFRNIPFNNQQKLFFSSSPLPIAGAFVTGLCLSLLFAACSSTSTVNSSNPSATPVSNSASSKATVVRFGYQKSNILLKTKGVLEKRLSPDSISVEWIEFPAGPQLLEAMNVGSIDFGHVGESPPIFAQAAGASLTYVAGIAASPAGSAILVPQNSSIQKLTDLKGKKVAFQKGSSAHLLLVQALEKAGLKYTDIDPKYLPPADARAAFVKGSVDAWVIWDPFYAAAQEATKARVLVDGTGINKQGGYYLTTRKFVTENPQTVKAVLEEIQNLEEWSKQHREEVAQTLSSVLGIDIITMRKATNRRTFGIVPIDDNLINLQQTVADTYYQLKLVPKQVNVRDGVLTKEQYAAFSPKI; encoded by the coding sequence ATGATTAACCTAATCTTTCGCCGTTTCATTGCCAAGTGGATATCGTGGATCAAATTCAGGAATATCCCATTTAACAACCAACAGAAGTTATTCTTCTCTTCTTCTCCTTTACCAATAGCAGGGGCTTTTGTTACAGGGCTGTGTTTAAGCTTGCTATTTGCTGCTTGTTCATCGACATCTACTGTTAATTCTTCTAATCCCAGTGCCACACCTGTTAGTAATTCGGCTTCCAGCAAAGCCACAGTAGTCAGATTTGGCTATCAAAAATCGAATATTTTGCTGAAAACCAAAGGTGTCTTAGAAAAACGTTTGTCACCAGATAGTATATCTGTAGAATGGATCGAATTTCCTGCGGGGCCACAATTGCTAGAAGCGATGAATGTCGGTAGTATTGACTTCGGACATGTAGGAGAATCACCGCCGATTTTTGCCCAAGCAGCGGGAGCATCATTAACTTACGTAGCTGGTATTGCTGCTAGTCCTGCTGGTTCAGCAATTCTTGTTCCCCAGAATTCCTCAATTCAAAAACTTACTGACCTGAAAGGTAAAAAAGTTGCCTTTCAAAAAGGTTCTAGCGCCCACTTATTGTTAGTCCAAGCTTTAGAAAAAGCGGGATTGAAATATACAGACATTGATCCTAAATATTTGCCTCCCGCTGATGCCCGTGCTGCATTTGTTAAGGGTAGTGTAGATGCATGGGTAATTTGGGACCCTTTCTATGCAGCCGCTCAAGAGGCAACTAAAGCCAGAGTCCTGGTTGATGGAACAGGAATTAATAAACAGGGAGGATATTATTTGACAACCCGCAAATTTGTCACCGAAAATCCCCAAACAGTGAAGGCAGTTTTAGAGGAAATTCAAAACTTAGAAGAATGGTCTAAACAGCATCGAGAAGAAGTAGCACAAACTCTCTCATCTGTGCTAGGAATTGACATAATAACCATGAGAAAAGCTACTAACAGGCGAACTTTTGGTATTGTGCCAATTGATGATAATCTGATAAATTTACAACAAACGGTTGCTGACACATATTATCAGTTAAAGCTGGTTCCTAAACAAGTGAATGTCAGAGATGGAGTGCTAACAAAAGAACAATATGCTGCATTTTCACCAAAGATTTAG